The segment TCCGCCCCCGCGGTTATGCCGATTAATCCTTCAATGTCTTGGATATAAAGAACAATATTTCCGGCGCGGGCAATTTCATTACAAATAATCAAAAGCCGTTCCTGGGCATCGGCTGGAGACGCACCTGCCACAAGTTGACCAATATTTAAACTGATCAATCTTTTATCCTGTAAAATTTTTGGCACATCTTCTTCAAGCATTCTTTCGGCAATGCCTTCAATAATTGTATTTTTCCCGACGCCGGGATGACCGATTAAAATTACGCTCTGGTGTCCGCCTTCAATAATTCTCATTATTTCTTCTGCTTCTTTTTCGCGGTCAATACAGGGCGCGAGATACGCAAACTTCGCCATTAAAGTCAGATCTCGGCTGAATTGATCCAAATACGGCGTGGCCATGGCCGTCATCGCGCGAGACATTGTTCCGCCCGGGCGAAGCCGCGCCAAGGCGCGCGCCTGTTTCCATTTCTTCCGCAAAAGTTCGGAAATTTTCAGCCACTCCACCACGTTTCTAAGTTTCGCTAAATCAACTTCCATGGAATACAAAACTTCTTGGATTAATTCTTCTGATTCGGCCGACGCTAAAATAAGTTCGGCAATATCAATTTGTTCGCGGCGCGCGGCGTATGCTTTAAAATATGATTCAAAAAATACTAAAATCCCTGCCGAAGAAAGCGCGGGTTCTCCTCGTTCCGGCAAATTTACGGGAAGCGCACCTAATTGTTTAATAATTTTTTCCTGTAAAATTTTTAAATTAATGCCAAGCCGCCCGAAAACCACAGCCGATTTTCCGGAAAAAAGAAGCGCGCCAAAAATATGGAGCGGCAAAACTTCCGCGTGGCCAAATTTCAAGGCCGCTTTCCAAGCGTCAACGAGCGCGTGCTCGGCCTCCTGGCTCAAAGTTTTGGCCACATTTATTTTTTCTTTTGCCGGCAACTGCCGAACAGCCGCCCAGTCGGTGATTTCCCCAACCGGCGCCGTTTTTATTCTTTCATCCACTTTTTCCGAATATTCCCGCTTTTCCACTTTTCCCGTTAATGCCCGCTCCAAAGAAAACTGGTAAACTAAATAAAAATCACCGACAAGAGATAATAAAAATAAAATTACTTCCAGCCGCCCGGAAATCCAAAAAGTAGTGTCAAAAATTGAAATAAAACCGACTTCCCAAATTCGCCAGCCTAAAAATAAAATAGCGCCCAAGCCAAAAATCAAGGTAGCTCCGGCGAGGACAACTTTCAAAAATTTTTCTATCTTTTTTCTTTGCAGTTCGCGCTTGGTAATTATTTTATTCCAATACAAAAATCTGCTATTTCGCCAAAGGCCCGCCCCAAATCCCTGGCAAGCCAGACATTTTCCGGCTCCCACTTTTCCGCTGCCATTGCAGGCGGGGCAAATTAAAATATTTTGGTTAGGCGTCATAAAATTATCCTGCCAAATTTAAAATAATTCCTAAAACTACGAAGAGCGGTAGAACAATCCAAACAAAAAAGACCAAGATCATAATCATGGTCCATAAAAACAAAACCAGCGTCCGGCCGATTATCTGAAAAATTCTCATGAAAAAACTGATAAGCACTCCGGCAATATCATGCTGGCCAAACATCGGTTTGAAAATATTTACCGCCCAGACTTTGACGCCAAGGCGGACTTCCATATTCTTTATTCTCTGCCAGGAAAAATTCGCCGCCATCGCAAGCCCCTTCGTATACCACCAAATTGGGAAATACAAAATTTCCCGGATAATATCCAGAAACACGTCTCGTATGAGACCGCTTGTCACCTTTTGAACCATACCCCGTAGTAGAACTTCGACTCGCGAATAAGTCTCGGCTCCTCTATATTTTATTTATTTACGCTCCGCGATGAACTTTGACACATAATTTTGCTAACATTATTCGCTAAAGGCGAATTGTCGAAGTTTCACTACGGGGCATATTTAATTATTTTAGCACAAAAAACGTTTTTAGAGAAACCCCAAGTTAAAATTTCCCTGCCCGAATCGCCGCCCTGATTTTTCTCATCAATTCCAAGTAGAAATGGACGTTATGAATTGTCGCGAGGCGCGCCGCTAAAGGCTCGCCGGCAATGAAAAGATGGCGCAAGTAGGCGCGAGTATAATTTTTACAAGTTGGACAGGAACAATTTTTATCAAGCGGCGAAAAGTTATTTTTAAATTTTTCGTTTGTGATGTGGAGAGTTTCGTAAAATCCCTGGCCAAAATTATCTTTCTTTCCCTTGAAAATATAAATCAACCCATGCCGGGCATTCCGGGTCGGCAGGACGCAATCAAACATATCTATCCCGCGCCGGACGGCCTCAACAATTTCTTCCGGCTGGCCGACACCCATCAAATAATGCGGTTTTTCTTTTGGCAATTCAGGCACAACATAATCCAAAATTTTATACATATCTTTGCGCGGCTCGCCTACCGCCAAACCGCCCACCGCGTATCCGTCAAAATTCAAATCCACCAATTCCTCGGCGCTCTTCAATCTTAAATCTTTGTAAACGCCGCCCTGCACAATCCCAAACATCAATTGTTTGCGTAACGGGTAATGAGTAACGGGTAATGAGTAATTTTTACTTCTTTCTGCCCACTTTGTAGTCAAACGCACTGCCTCCTCAACAATTTTCCGCGAGGCGGGATATGGCGCGCAAACATCCAAAATCATGGCAATATCAGAACCTAAATTTTTTTGAATTTCCAAAGCAAGCTCCGGCGTCAAAGTAAATTGCCGGCCATCAATATGCGAACGAAAAATCGCGCCGTCTTCGGTTATCTTTCTCTGTTTGGCCAACGAAAAAATCTGGTATCCGCCCGAGTCAGTCAAAATCGCCCCGCCCCAATTCATAAATTTATGCAATCCGCCGGCTTTTTTCATTACTTCCATTCCCGGACGAAGCAAAAGATGATAAGTGTTGGATAAAATTATTTCCGCGCCGAGATTTTTAATATCCGCGCTGTCCAGCGTTTTAACCGAGGCCTTTGTCGCGATCGGCATAAAAAATGGCGTCTGCACAACTCCATGCGCCACTTTCAACTTCCCTACCCTCGCGCGAGATTTTTTTGAGGTTTTAAGTATTTTGAACATAAAAAAATTAAACCGATCTGCTTTCTAAAAGTTGTTTTATTTTATTGATTGATGTTTCCCAAAGTTTTTTTGTGTATTCACAATAAAAAGGTCGTCTTGTTAACTTTTCATCTTTTATCCAAAATTCATAAAATTGTTGCGGGGTTTTCTGCATAGATTTGGCGGTAGCTTCAAATGCGTTGAAACTAGAAGTAACCCAAAGAAAATCTAAATCATTAAACACAGCCATTTCCTCGCATTCTTGAAAAGGAGAATCGTCACCAAATAACCAAGCGTCATGGACTGAAATATAACGTACAATTTTTTCAGTCAGGACTGGACTGTAATTTATCTCTCGAAGAATACTCTCTGAAATTTTAGCGCCTTCCGCCATGTGAAGTTTTTTTGTTTCTTTATCTTTAATATTGGGATTCGTATCTTTAATAACCGAATATCCGACATCGTGCAAAATTACAACTGGAAGTAATATTTTTTTATCCAAATGTTCAATGTCGGCAATTTTATCAGCTTCGCCCATCATCCATGAGACGTGCGGAATATTATAAGCGCGGCCTTTCTGATAATAAGGCTTAGCCAATTCAAAAATTTTAAGATAAATGTCTTCCATATTATATTTTTATTTCTCCTTGTTTTACTTTTTCAAAAAACTTTTTAGTGCCGGGATATAATTTTAATTCAAGCGCCTCGTCCGGCGTCACCCATTTAAACTCAGACGCTTCGCTTTCATCAATTTTTAAATCGCCGCCAATTATTTCAGCCAGCCAGAACGAAACTGTTTTAACTTTTGTATCTGCTTTTGTTGTCCAAAGTTTTTTAATTGGCTTAACTTTCAAACCGGCTTCTTCGCTGACTTCTCTTATTACAGTCGCCTCTTCATCTAAATCAGACTCCTCCGCTCTGCCGCTCGGCGGTTTCCAGAGGCCAAACATTAAATCACGGCTTTCTTTAAGCAGTAAAAATCTATTGTCTTTTTTTATAATTGCCGCAATACCGTGGCTTTTCATATTTTATTTTTTAATCTAAGATCTTCAACTGAATAATCGTTAAAAGTAATACAATTAGCATTAGACTATAGTTTATTGAAAAATTGCGTAGAGTAATATAGTTTTCACTTGGCGAAATATTTATCTTTTTTACAAATTCGTCGTTAGTAGTACCATAATTTCCAGAATGCATTTTCATTTCGCCCCTAAACCTATAAAGGGATTTAAAGCTATACTCCCCCCGGCTATTGAAAATTATCGTAGCCCTACCATTCAATTTTCCTGGCTTTATTTCTACTCCACCTGCACTTTGAACTCCCATGCGTTCGCCGAGCTCAATTGGATATTTGAAAGAGTTGAACCATGCCAATGAAAATTCATCAAACGAATCTTTAAACACGGACAGAGTGTCAATTTCATCGAACTTTTTTACGGATGCCTTTATTCTTATTTTTCTGCCAGCAATAAATCCTCCCCTTGCCTTAATTATTATTTCTATTGGAATGCCTCCCGGCCCATCTGGAAATTTATTAATTTCAGGACTATTACTGGGGTGCAATATTAACATATTTTCTTTCACGAAGGGGATAAAAAATCCAATAAGCGCTAATCCTGCCCATGCAATAAAAATAAAAATTATATAATATTTTATGTTATATATCTCCAAAAAGAATTTATCTACTATGAAAAGTAAAACTATTATTATTGGAAAAGCAAACTCTATGACTCTGCGTATAGAAAAATCATAATAAAATAAAGAATATATATAGCCAAAAATCTTATTACAAGGCTTTAAAAATTTACTTTTCTTAGAAAATTTCATAGTTGTAAATGTTGGTATATTTTAATCATACCCTATTTATCCCGGACAATAAAGCCCGCCATTTGAACCCCTCACCCTAACCCTCTCCCCCAAGGGGCGAGGGGATTTTTGCGCCTTTGCTAATTTTGCGTTTTCGCGATATCAAAAACAGCTTCTTCATCCTTGAACAAAGGTAAGAAGAAGCCGTTAGCTCGCAGTTTTTATCAGAGTTTGCCAAAGGGTTAATTCTTCGACACTACCTCCGGAAAAACTGCGAAATATTTTTTTATAAATAATGAAATCCTTCGACTCGCTGTGCTCGCTCAGGAGATAACATTACACATTATTTAACGGCGACCGTGCCGCTCGTTTTCGCGTAATCAACTTTCGCCACGCCAACCATGCTCAAACTATTGATTCTCTCCTG is part of the Patescibacteria group bacterium genome and harbors:
- the tgt gene encoding tRNA guanosine(34) transglycosylase Tgt, with the protein product MFKILKTSKKSRARVGKLKVAHGVVQTPFFMPIATKASVKTLDSADIKNLGAEIILSNTYHLLLRPGMEVMKKAGGLHKFMNWGGAILTDSGGYQIFSLAKQRKITEDGAIFRSHIDGRQFTLTPELALEIQKNLGSDIAMILDVCAPYPASRKIVEEAVRLTTKWAERSKNYSLPVTHYPLRKQLMFGIVQGGVYKDLRLKSAEELVDLNFDGYAVGGLAVGEPRKDMYKILDYVVPELPKEKPHYLMGVGQPEEIVEAVRRGIDMFDCVLPTRNARHGLIYIFKGKKDNFGQGFYETLHITNEKFKNNFSPLDKNCSCPTCKNYTRAYLRHLFIAGEPLAARLATIHNVHFYLELMRKIRAAIRAGKF
- a CDS encoding AAA family ATPase, whose translation is MTPNQNILICPACNGSGKVGAGKCLACQGFGAGLWRNSRFLYWNKIITKRELQRKKIEKFLKVVLAGATLIFGLGAILFLGWRIWEVGFISIFDTTFWISGRLEVILFLLSLVGDFYLVYQFSLERALTGKVEKREYSEKVDERIKTAPVGEITDWAAVRQLPAKEKINVAKTLSQEAEHALVDAWKAALKFGHAEVLPLHIFGALLFSGKSAVVFGRLGINLKILQEKIIKQLGALPVNLPERGEPALSSAGILVFFESYFKAYAARREQIDIAELILASAESEELIQEVLYSMEVDLAKLRNVVEWLKISELLRKKWKQARALARLRPGGTMSRAMTAMATPYLDQFSRDLTLMAKFAYLAPCIDREKEAEEIMRIIEGGHQSVILIGHPGVGKNTIIEGIAERMLEEDVPKILQDKRLISLNIGQLVAGASPADAQERLLIICNEIARAGNIVLYIQDIEGLIGITAGAEESVDLSRVLADELAKGYFFVLATATPMNWSRHVEGSPLGNVLQKVEVREPEINEAIQILEAKVGGVEYQNKVFFSYDALEKAVTLSDRYLHERFLPEKAIEILRESAHYTRSKKGEGAVVAGEDVAEVVAQKTKIPVTAVTEGETEKLLRLEEVMHRRVIGQDEAVKMVAAALRRSRAELREGKRPIANFLFLGPTGVGKTETAKTVAEVYFGSEENMIRLDMSEYQDQASIYKLIGAPAGDSSGFLTEAVRKSPFTLLLLDEIEKAHPDILNVFLQVMDDGRLTDNQGRTIDFTSVILIATSNAGSPAIQEGIRGGLSIEAIKDRLINTELKPYFRPEFLNRFDGVIVYKPLAENEIETIAGLMLDKISKQLENKHGIIFEATPEAVRELAKAGFDPVFGARPLRRVIQEKVEDGLANLLLTKQVGRRDKIIFEVGGNFKIEKAREL
- a CDS encoding NUDIX hydrolase, with the translated sequence MKSHGIAAIIKKDNRFLLLKESRDLMFGLWKPPSGRAEESDLDEEATVIREVSEEAGLKVKPIKKLWTTKADTKVKTVSFWLAEIIGGDLKIDESEASEFKWVTPDEALELKLYPGTKKFFEKVKQGEIKI
- a CDS encoding HD domain-containing protein — its product is MEDIYLKIFELAKPYYQKGRAYNIPHVSWMMGEADKIADIEHLDKKILLPVVILHDVGYSVIKDTNPNIKDKETKKLHMAEGAKISESILREINYSPVLTEKIVRYISVHDAWLFGDDSPFQECEEMAVFNDLDFLWVTSSFNAFEATAKSMQKTPQQFYEFWIKDEKLTRRPFYCEYTKKLWETSINKIKQLLESRSV